TGATATCGTCATTGCCGAAGCTGTAATCCATCATCCATTTATATTCCAGTACGACCAGAAGAGAAGAGATGAGAAAAACTCCGACGAAGTAAACCACCCCCGCCAGAACCAAAGCTCCGGAATTCCCCTTGATAGCAGAAATATAAAGAGGCGTAACGATGGCGATTACCACGACTAATGGGAGAAAAAAGCCGACCAGCATATAAACAAAAAGCTTTCCCCCTTTACCATTGAAAGCGATAGTCTTTTCAGGATAGGAAGAGTTATCGGCTACAAACCGGTTATATTCAGCCGAATACCAGGGAGAGTAGATTCCCAGAGTTATGGCTGAAAGCAATATTCCCTTCAAATTCATTTTCATATAACCGCCGAAGGTTCCGGAAAAATCAAAAGGTTTTCCATCAAGGGATACCGCGGGAATAAATGAAGAGAGATACTGATACTGCAATGCGACAGATGCAATAAACAAAAGAATGAACATAAGGGCATAACCTGCCCATATCTCATGAAAAGCCATCTGAAAAAGACCGAAAATACACACGAGATAAGAAAGGAGATAAACAATCGCTTTCTTGAAAAGCTCCTTGCCATCTATACGGCACACAAATTTTTCTATCATACAACAAGCCTCCGAAATTATAGATTTAAACTATAAAACGACAAGAGGCAATTGAGAAGGGGTCTTTTCCGAAAGAATGATTTTTATAATGAGAATTAATCACCCGGAAAAGAAAAGCGATGATCTTGATAAATCAAGGATGCATCTTGTTATTGAGAGATCCTGTTTCAAATAAGTCCGTAGCTTTTCATAAGGAAGATTCCCAACCCCAGGGTCAAAACAGACCCGAGAGTCGTCAGAACAATGATTCCTGCGGCAAGATCGCTGTCACTCCCCATCGCTTTGGCCATTACATAGCTTGAGACGGCCGACGGCGAACCGAGCATGATAAATATAACTCCGAGAGACTCTCCGCGGATGCCGGCTGCCAGGAGAATGATCACCACCAGAACCGGATAGAAAACCAGTTTTATCAGTGCTGAAGCTAAGGCTTTGGAAAACTTCTCACTGAAAGTGGAGAAATTCAAAGATCCTCCGACACCTATCAGAGCCAGAGGAAGAGTCAGATTGGATAGATAGCCGGTAAAAGTCTCGAAGACTTTCCCTGTATCGATAGAGAGGAGTGAAAAAGGAAGGGAAACAATAACGGCTATGATAAGAGGATTGGTCACTATAGCTTTCAAAATCATCTTAATGGTTCCGGCGTTCTCTTTCTGAAGGGGAATGACCAGCGCCATAACAGCGTAAATATTGTAA
The Spirochaeta isovalerica genome window above contains:
- a CDS encoding DUF898 family protein; the encoded protein is MIEKFVCRIDGKELFKKAIVYLLSYLVCIFGLFQMAFHEIWAGYALMFILLFIASVALQYQYLSSFIPAVSLDGKPFDFSGTFGGYMKMNLKGILLSAITLGIYSPWYSAEYNRFVADNSSYPEKTIAFNGKGGKLFVYMLVGFFLPLVVVIAIVTPLYISAIKGNSGALVLAGVVYFVGVFLISSLLVVLEYKWMMDYSFGNDDIKLTVSTPRAMFFIFGQILLGMITMGLYLFAAEVKIFAYIAERTVLSDTLSGKTRKVRFTGATVEGFSLFLGQTLLSLITLGLYMPVAYAKTTNWLISHLEIADEAV
- a CDS encoding AEC family transporter, which translates into the protein MSSFLFSVNAVLPVFLLILTGLVLRRLALIDEGFINVSSKLVFKVALPALIFSKISRVDFLSLLNGKEIYTIFFLVSGGFFLIFFLSGFFIKNGAERGAFVQGAFRSNIAIVGLAIIINVFGDSGAARTAISLVLIFPLYNIYAVMALVIPLQKENAGTIKMILKAIVTNPLIIAVIVSLPFSLLSIDTGKVFETFTGYLSNLTLPLALIGVGGSLNFSTFSEKFSKALASALIKLVFYPVLVVIILLAAGIRGESLGVIFIMLGSPSAVSSYVMAKAMGSDSDLAAGIIVLTTLGSVLTLGLGIFLMKSYGLI